A window of Mycolicibacterium fluoranthenivorans contains these coding sequences:
- the mmsB gene encoding 3-hydroxyisobutyrate dehydrogenase produces MSTIAFLGLGNMGGPMAANLVTAGHTVRGFDPVPAAVETAKGNGVNVFGSGAEAVDGADVVITMLPNGALVKSAYAEVLPAAAAGALFIDSSTISVDDAREVHKLAGEHGFAQLDAPVSGGVKGAVAGTLAFMVGGESEAVQRGRPVLEPMAGKIIHCGDSGAGQAAKVCNNMVLAVQQIAIGEAFVLAEKLGLDKQSLFDVITGATGNCWAVQVNCPVPGPVPTSPANNDFKPGFATALMNKDLGLAMAAVTSTGSAAPLGTHAAEIYAKFAAEHPDKDFSAVIEMIRG; encoded by the coding sequence ATGAGTACGATCGCGTTCCTCGGACTGGGGAACATGGGCGGCCCGATGGCCGCCAACCTGGTGACCGCAGGGCACACGGTGCGCGGGTTCGACCCCGTTCCCGCTGCTGTCGAGACCGCTAAAGGTAACGGCGTCAACGTCTTCGGCAGCGGAGCCGAGGCAGTCGACGGCGCCGACGTGGTGATCACCATGCTGCCCAACGGTGCACTGGTCAAGAGTGCCTATGCCGAGGTGCTGCCGGCGGCCGCGGCCGGGGCGCTGTTCATCGACAGCTCCACCATCTCCGTCGACGACGCCCGAGAGGTGCACAAGCTCGCCGGGGAGCACGGGTTCGCCCAACTCGACGCGCCGGTGTCCGGCGGGGTCAAGGGCGCGGTGGCCGGCACGCTGGCCTTCATGGTCGGTGGCGAGAGCGAGGCCGTGCAGCGCGGCCGGCCCGTCCTGGAACCGATGGCCGGCAAGATCATCCACTGCGGCGACTCCGGTGCCGGTCAAGCCGCGAAGGTGTGTAACAACATGGTGCTCGCGGTGCAGCAGATCGCCATCGGTGAAGCGTTCGTCCTGGCCGAGAAGCTGGGATTGGACAAACAGTCACTGTTCGACGTCATCACCGGTGCCACCGGCAACTGCTGGGCGGTCCAGGTGAATTGCCCGGTCCCCGGACCGGTTCCGACGTCGCCGGCGAACAATGACTTCAAGCCCGGGTTCGCCACCGCCCTGATGAACAAGGACCTGGGATTGGCGATGGCCGCAGTCACCTCGACGGGTTCGGCCGCACCGCTGGGTACGCATGCCGCCGAGATCTACGCCAAGTTCGCCGCCGAGCACCCGGACAAGGATTTCAGCGCCGTCATCGAGATGATCCGAGGCTGA
- a CDS encoding CoA-acylating methylmalonate-semialdehyde dehydrogenase, producing the protein MTTQIQHFINGERSNLASTRTADVLNPSTGEVQAQVLLASVADVETAVANAVQAQKVWAGFNPQRRARVFMKFVDLVNQHANELAELLSLEHGKTVPDALGDIQRGIEVIEFAIGIPHLLKGEFTEGAGTGIDVYSIRQPLGVVAGITPFNFPAMIPLWKAGPALACGNAFILKPSERDPSVPLRLAELFIDAGLPPGVFQVVQGDKEAVDAILTHPDIQAVGFVGSSDIAQYIYSTAAAHGKRSQCFGGAKNHMIVMPDADLDQAVDALIGAGYGSAGERCMAISVAVPVGEETANRLRARLVERVNQLRVGHSLDPKADYGPLVTGAALERVRDYIGQGVEAGAELVIDGRERATDELTFDDQDLSKGFFIGPTLFDHVTTDMSIYTDEIFGPVLCIVRAEDYEAALELPTKHEYGNGVAIFTRDGDAARDFVSRVQVGMVGVNVPIPVPVAYHTFGGWKRSGFGDLNQHGPASIQFYTKVKTVTERWPSGIKDGAEFVIPTMK; encoded by the coding sequence ATGACCACACAGATTCAGCACTTCATCAACGGCGAGCGCAGCAACCTCGCATCCACCCGCACCGCCGATGTGCTCAACCCGAGCACCGGCGAGGTCCAAGCCCAGGTGTTGCTGGCCTCGGTGGCCGATGTCGAGACCGCCGTCGCCAACGCGGTGCAGGCCCAGAAGGTCTGGGCCGGGTTCAACCCGCAGCGCCGCGCCCGGGTGTTCATGAAGTTCGTCGACCTGGTCAATCAGCACGCCAATGAGTTGGCCGAACTGCTCAGCCTGGAGCACGGTAAGACCGTCCCCGACGCGCTGGGCGACATCCAGCGCGGTATCGAGGTGATCGAGTTCGCCATCGGCATTCCGCACCTGCTCAAGGGTGAGTTCACCGAAGGCGCCGGTACCGGCATCGACGTGTACTCGATCCGCCAGCCGCTCGGCGTCGTCGCCGGCATCACCCCGTTCAACTTCCCGGCGATGATCCCGCTGTGGAAGGCAGGGCCCGCGCTGGCGTGTGGAAATGCCTTCATCCTCAAGCCATCCGAGCGCGACCCCTCGGTGCCGCTGCGGCTGGCCGAACTGTTCATCGACGCAGGTCTGCCCCCGGGCGTGTTCCAGGTGGTGCAGGGTGACAAGGAGGCGGTCGACGCCATCCTCACCCACCCGGACATCCAGGCCGTCGGTTTTGTCGGCAGCTCCGATATCGCGCAGTACATCTACTCCACCGCGGCGGCGCACGGGAAGCGCTCGCAGTGCTTCGGCGGCGCCAAGAACCACATGATCGTGATGCCCGACGCCGACCTGGACCAGGCCGTGGACGCATTGATCGGCGCGGGCTACGGGAGCGCCGGTGAACGGTGCATGGCGATCAGCGTCGCCGTACCGGTCGGTGAAGAGACCGCAAACCGCCTGCGCGCCAGACTTGTTGAGCGCGTCAATCAGCTGCGCGTCGGACACAGCCTGGACCCCAAGGCAGATTACGGGCCGCTGGTCACCGGCGCGGCACTGGAGCGCGTCCGTGACTACATCGGCCAGGGCGTGGAGGCCGGTGCCGAACTGGTGATAGACGGCCGCGAGCGTGCCACCGACGAACTCACCTTCGATGATCAGGACCTGTCGAAAGGCTTCTTCATCGGCCCGACCCTGTTCGACCACGTCACCACCGACATGTCGATCTACACCGATGAGATCTTCGGCCCCGTGCTGTGCATCGTGCGCGCCGAGGATTACGAGGCCGCACTGGAACTGCCCACCAAGCACGAGTACGGCAACGGCGTGGCCATCTTCACCCGCGACGGCGATGCCGCCCGCGACTTCGTGTCCCGGGTTCAGGTCGGCATGGTGGGCGTGAACGTGCCGATCCCGGTGCCGGTGGCGTACCACACCTTCGGCGGCTGGAAGCGCTCGGGCTTCGGCGATCTCAATCAGCACGGCCCGGCGTCGATCCAGTTCTACACCAAGGTCAAGACCGTCACCGAGCGCTGGCCCTCGGGTATCAAGGATGGGGCCGAGTTCGTCATCCCCACCATGAAGTAG
- a CDS encoding HAD family hydrolase, with product MRGDIGVRSYWWEAGRPAGAVVEPLQAVIFDVDGALADIERDGQRRAFNAAFAAHGFDISWTVAEYGRLVCIGDERRRIASALRRRGYGRISAEIATHIQHTKNDLFAEWVLDGDVIPRPGLDDLVNSLYAAGIAIAVISTGSPHWVEPLVRQLIGEGIAGAIVTPDDLPRPTREPDLHGHALWELGLGPECALAVTGSAHGLCAATAAKLATVIVPTAYTGGQDFTGAAAVRRDYDGWSADGCARLHRHWWMAR from the coding sequence ATGCGGGGTGACATCGGGGTGCGGAGCTACTGGTGGGAGGCCGGCCGGCCGGCCGGCGCCGTGGTGGAACCGCTGCAGGCGGTCATCTTCGACGTGGACGGCGCCTTGGCCGATATCGAGCGGGACGGTCAGCGGCGCGCGTTCAACGCGGCATTCGCGGCGCACGGTTTCGATATCAGCTGGACGGTCGCCGAGTACGGCAGGCTGGTATGTATCGGTGACGAACGCCGCCGCATCGCCTCGGCCCTGCGCAGGCGGGGCTACGGGCGGATCAGCGCCGAGATCGCGACCCACATCCAGCACACCAAGAACGACCTGTTCGCCGAGTGGGTGCTCGACGGTGACGTCATCCCGCGACCGGGCCTGGACGATCTGGTGAACAGCTTGTACGCCGCGGGTATCGCGATCGCGGTGATCAGCACCGGGTCACCGCACTGGGTGGAGCCGCTGGTGCGTCAGCTGATCGGCGAGGGGATCGCCGGGGCCATCGTCACCCCCGATGACCTACCCCGCCCCACCCGCGAACCGGACTTGCACGGGCACGCGTTGTGGGAACTCGGGCTGGGGCCGGAGTGCGCGCTGGCGGTGACGGGGTCGGCACACGGCTTGTGCGCCGCCACCGCGGCCAAGCTGGCGACGGTGATCGTGCCGACGGCGTACACCGGCGGCCAGGACTTCACCGGTGCCGCCGCGGTGCGCCGCGACTACGACGGTTGGTCGGCCGACGGATGTGCGCGGCTGCACCGCCATTGGTGGATGGCGCGCTGA
- a CDS encoding cellulase family glycosylhydrolase, with protein MRSNICRTSNFVVGSIAIISASAVIAYTGPGTMPMGVVLAAEIDTSSDTLGIADSQLVWETSAQQAQALDAMQALGVNTVRVGVFWGGIELAPGVYNWSALDGLINAAAERNMGVLAAVTTTPPWAATPGSAPYYTPPANPQTFGNFTGVLASRYAGKISAYEVWNEPNAAFFYSPKPDPASYTELLKAAYPKIKAADPNATVIGGVVGSGVTIGDTTMNPVDFVEGMYAAGAEGSFDALSFHPYQYTTKFSEGADLANSPINQLTDIRNLMVANGDASKQIWSSEYGLPTNAVGEQQQADYIQDMVTDWRTLPYAGPAFIYTLRDTNTGSTNDEDNFGVYRTDWTPKAAVAVIKSLTGSAAADPGVALTALTSPLDSSRMVTLTDPAATPAQQLAAVAATDPAVATQLQTLTAQLADASPEAVDQAVVKQLSKLNRQLASVESVAPADTVTTGNTSAGERRLAAVVDRDEVAQTAGRENAAGPAPSATPDSDDSMTGASATPKPAPRDTPRASTRDDSRGAPTRSRSDDSSDRHPGRPGAHRDRADAGKGSGDHQRRGARAGSGGR; from the coding sequence GTGAGGAGCAACATTTGCAGAACCAGTAATTTCGTGGTCGGCTCGATCGCGATCATCAGCGCCTCGGCGGTGATCGCGTACACGGGTCCGGGCACCATGCCGATGGGTGTTGTGCTCGCGGCCGAGATCGACACCTCTTCAGACACGCTGGGTATCGCGGATTCCCAATTGGTTTGGGAGACATCGGCTCAACAGGCTCAGGCGCTCGACGCGATGCAGGCCCTCGGGGTCAACACCGTTCGTGTCGGCGTCTTCTGGGGTGGCATCGAGCTGGCCCCCGGGGTGTACAACTGGAGCGCGCTCGACGGTCTGATCAACGCGGCGGCCGAACGGAATATGGGTGTGCTCGCCGCGGTCACCACCACACCGCCCTGGGCGGCGACACCGGGGTCGGCGCCGTACTACACGCCGCCGGCCAACCCGCAGACATTCGGGAACTTCACCGGGGTGCTGGCCAGCCGGTACGCCGGCAAGATCTCGGCCTACGAGGTGTGGAATGAACCGAACGCGGCGTTCTTCTACAGTCCCAAGCCGGATCCGGCCAGTTACACCGAGTTGTTGAAGGCTGCCTATCCGAAGATCAAGGCTGCTGACCCGAACGCCACCGTGATCGGAGGGGTGGTCGGATCCGGGGTGACCATCGGCGACACGACGATGAACCCGGTGGACTTCGTCGAGGGTATGTACGCGGCCGGGGCTGAGGGCAGCTTCGACGCGCTGTCGTTTCACCCCTACCAGTACACGACGAAGTTCTCCGAGGGCGCGGACCTGGCCAACTCGCCGATCAACCAGCTCACCGACATCCGGAACCTGATGGTGGCCAATGGCGATGCAAGCAAGCAGATCTGGTCTTCAGAGTACGGGCTGCCGACCAACGCGGTCGGTGAGCAGCAGCAGGCCGACTACATCCAGGACATGGTGACCGACTGGCGCACACTGCCCTATGCGGGGCCCGCGTTCATCTACACCCTGCGCGACACCAACACCGGAAGTACCAACGACGAGGACAACTTCGGGGTGTATCGGACGGACTGGACACCGAAAGCGGCTGTGGCCGTGATCAAATCGTTGACCGGTAGTGCGGCCGCAGATCCCGGGGTCGCTCTGACGGCCCTGACGTCGCCGCTCGATTCGTCTCGGATGGTGACGCTCACGGATCCGGCGGCCACGCCGGCCCAACAGCTCGCCGCGGTCGCCGCCACCGATCCCGCAGTGGCCACGCAACTGCAGACCCTGACCGCGCAGTTGGCGGATGCGAGCCCGGAAGCGGTGGATCAGGCTGTGGTAAAACAACTCTCGAAGCTCAACCGGCAATTGGCGAGTGTTGAATCCGTGGCGCCGGCGGATACGGTCACCACCGGCAACACGTCGGCTGGTGAGCGGCGGCTGGCCGCGGTGGTGGATCGGGACGAGGTTGCTCAGACCGCAGGCCGTGAGAATGCGGCCGGGCCGGCGCCTTCGGCCACGCCTGATTCGGATGATTCGATGACCGGAGCGTCGGCCACCCCGAAGCCCGCACCCCGGGACACCCCGCGCGCGTCCACGCGGGACGATTCCCGAGGGGCGCCCACCCGCAGCCGCAGCGATGACTCCTCGGATCGGCATCCCGGTCGACCGGGTGCGCACCGCGACCGCGCCGACGCCGGCAAAGGGTCCGGTGACCATCAGCGGCGCGGCGCCCGGGCCGGCAGCGGGGGCCGCTAG
- a CDS encoding LLM class F420-dependent oxidoreductase: MTINVGRYGVWTFGKVSPEQAAAIEQLGYGAVWIGGSPAGDLPFAEEILDATDTLQLATGIINVWTSPAEQAAATYHRLEKTYPGRFLLGIGIGHPEHTQEYRKPYDVLVEYLDALDAAEVPADRRVVAALGPKVLRLARDRSTGAHPYLTTPEHTAEARKVLGDGVFLAPEHKVVLTDGSAQATEAARKVGRDTVDFYLNLSNYLNNWRRLGFSEEDIAKPGSDKLIDAVVAHGTADAIAARLNEHIDAGADHVAIQVLGGWDQLLPTLTALAGPLGLGK; this comes from the coding sequence ATGACGATCAACGTGGGCCGTTACGGAGTGTGGACGTTCGGCAAGGTCTCCCCCGAACAGGCTGCCGCCATCGAGCAACTCGGTTATGGCGCGGTGTGGATCGGCGGCTCCCCCGCCGGGGATCTGCCCTTCGCCGAGGAGATTCTGGACGCCACGGATACCTTGCAACTGGCCACCGGCATCATCAACGTGTGGACCTCGCCCGCTGAGCAGGCCGCTGCGACCTATCACCGGCTGGAGAAGACCTACCCGGGCCGATTCCTCTTGGGCATCGGAATTGGGCATCCCGAACACACCCAGGAATATCGCAAGCCCTACGACGTGCTGGTCGAATACCTCGACGCACTCGACGCCGCCGAGGTGCCCGCCGACCGTCGCGTGGTGGCCGCTCTCGGCCCCAAGGTGCTACGGCTGGCCAGGGATCGCAGCACGGGGGCGCACCCGTATCTGACGACGCCCGAGCACACCGCCGAGGCAAGGAAGGTGCTGGGCGACGGCGTCTTTCTCGCTCCGGAACACAAGGTGGTGCTGACCGACGGTTCGGCGCAGGCAACCGAGGCCGCCCGAAAGGTCGGCCGCGACACCGTCGACTTCTATCTGAATCTGAGTAACTACCTGAACAACTGGCGCCGGCTGGGCTTCAGCGAAGAGGACATCGCCAAGCCGGGCAGCGACAAGTTGATCGATGCGGTGGTGGCGCACGGGACGGCCGACGCGATCGCCGCCCGGTTGAACGAGCATATCGACGCCGGCGCCGACCACGTCGCCATCCAGGTGCTCGGCGGATGGGACCAGCTACTCCCCACGCTCACCGCGCTGGCCGGGCCACTCGGGCTCGGAAAGTAG
- a CDS encoding acyl-CoA dehydrogenase family protein, producing MDLHDLDDDERVIAETAAAFAEKRIAPYALEWDQTHHFPTDVFREAGELGMGGIYCAEDAGGTGLRRIDAVRIFEQLAAADPSIAAFMSIHNMCAWMIDTYGTDEQRKTWVPRLSSMQSIASYCLTEPGAGSDAAALRTKAVRDGSDYVLDGVKQFISGAGSSDVYVVMARTGADGPKGISAFLIEKDAPGLSFGAQEVKMGWNAQPTAQVVFEGVRVPADALLGASEGTGFGIAMNGLNGGRINIAACSLGGAQAAHDKAVAYLADRQAFGGTLLDEPTIRFALADMATALETSRNMLWRAACALDSGHPDKVMLCAMAKRYVTDACFDVADQALQLHGGYGYLHEYGLEKIVRDLRVHRILEGTNEIMRVVIGRSIAGSARNTTVAGGARNSTEASRASA from the coding sequence ATGGACCTGCACGACTTGGACGACGACGAACGCGTGATCGCCGAGACGGCGGCCGCGTTCGCCGAGAAGCGCATCGCGCCTTACGCATTGGAATGGGACCAGACGCACCACTTCCCCACCGATGTGTTCAGGGAGGCAGGCGAACTGGGTATGGGCGGCATCTACTGCGCCGAGGATGCCGGCGGCACCGGGCTGCGTCGCATCGATGCGGTGCGCATCTTCGAGCAGCTCGCCGCCGCCGACCCGAGCATTGCCGCATTCATGTCGATCCACAACATGTGCGCATGGATGATCGACACCTACGGCACCGACGAGCAGCGCAAGACGTGGGTGCCACGCCTTTCCTCCATGCAGTCCATCGCCAGCTACTGCCTGACCGAGCCCGGCGCCGGATCCGACGCAGCGGCGCTCCGCACCAAAGCGGTGCGGGACGGGTCCGATTACGTGCTCGACGGCGTGAAACAGTTCATCTCCGGCGCCGGCAGCTCGGATGTGTACGTGGTGATGGCACGCACCGGCGCTGACGGGCCGAAGGGGATATCGGCCTTCCTGATCGAAAAAGATGCGCCAGGGCTGAGTTTCGGCGCTCAAGAGGTCAAGATGGGGTGGAACGCCCAGCCGACCGCGCAGGTGGTGTTCGAGGGTGTGCGGGTGCCCGCCGATGCGCTGCTGGGTGCCTCCGAGGGCACGGGCTTCGGCATCGCGATGAACGGGCTCAACGGCGGTCGTATCAACATCGCGGCATGTTCGCTCGGCGGTGCGCAGGCCGCACACGACAAGGCCGTCGCCTACCTGGCCGACCGTCAGGCCTTCGGTGGCACCCTGCTCGACGAACCCACCATCCGGTTCGCCCTGGCTGATATGGCCACCGCACTGGAGACCTCACGGAACATGTTGTGGCGCGCGGCCTGTGCCCTGGACAGCGGCCACCCCGACAAGGTGATGCTGTGCGCGATGGCGAAGCGGTATGTCACCGACGCGTGCTTCGATGTGGCCGATCAGGCCCTGCAACTGCACGGCGGCTACGGATATCTGCATGAGTACGGCCTGGAGAAAATCGTCCGCGATCTGCGGGTGCACCGCATCCTTGAGGGAACGAACGAAATCATGCGCGTGGTGATCGGTAGATCCATCGCGGGCAGTGCCCGCAATACAACAGTGGCGGGCGGTGCCCGCAATTCAACCGAAGCGTCGCGTGCGAGTGCATGA
- a CDS encoding response regulator has product MGPEREAEGGSRSPLRLVLVDDHEMVIEGLKAMLAAFGERVQVVGQAVGTDRAVTVIDGLDPDIVLCDVRMQGSSGLDLCRELRERNPNRKVVMLSVYDDEQYLFQALRVGASGYLLKSISSDELVRQLEFVRLGQTALDPGMAARAADTAARLQRDEFWPGARQGLTQRESEILSYVVNGLSNRGIATKLVIGDETVKSHLSSIYRKLGVTDRTGAVATALREGIYR; this is encoded by the coding sequence ATGGGACCAGAGCGAGAAGCCGAAGGCGGATCGCGCAGCCCGCTGCGGCTGGTCCTGGTCGACGACCACGAGATGGTCATCGAAGGGCTCAAGGCGATGCTGGCCGCGTTCGGCGAGCGGGTGCAGGTGGTAGGCCAGGCCGTCGGAACCGACCGCGCGGTGACCGTCATCGACGGACTCGACCCCGACATTGTGCTCTGCGATGTCCGGATGCAGGGCTCCAGCGGCCTGGACCTGTGCCGCGAACTGCGCGAACGCAACCCGAACCGCAAGGTGGTCATGTTGTCGGTCTACGACGACGAGCAGTACCTCTTCCAGGCGCTGCGGGTGGGGGCATCGGGCTATCTGCTCAAGAGCATCAGCAGCGACGAACTGGTGCGCCAGCTGGAGTTCGTGCGCCTCGGGCAGACCGCGCTGGATCCGGGAATGGCCGCCCGCGCCGCCGACACCGCAGCACGCTTACAACGCGACGAGTTCTGGCCCGGGGCGCGGCAGGGCCTCACCCAGCGGGAGAGCGAGATCCTGTCCTATGTGGTCAACGGGCTGTCCAACCGCGGGATCGCCACCAAACTGGTGATCGGCGACGAAACGGTGAAGAGCCATCTCAGTTCCATCTACCGCAAGCTCGGAGTGACCGATCGCACCGGTGCCGTCGCCACCGCACTGCGGGAGGGGATCTACCGATGA
- a CDS encoding OsmC family protein, translating to MAGTHEYELDVTWTGNTGTGTSGYRDYARSHELRAPGKPTIPGTADPAFRGTADRWNPEEMLVASLSQCHMLWVLALCAQQRIVVTGYTDHPSGTMVETPDGGGHFAEVILRPQVEIADASDAEALPELHERAHHLCFIANSVNFDVRCEPRHSVRPR from the coding sequence ATGGCCGGGACGCACGAGTACGAACTGGACGTGACGTGGACCGGTAACACCGGTACGGGCACCAGCGGATATCGCGATTACGCGCGCTCGCATGAGCTCCGTGCACCGGGAAAGCCGACGATCCCCGGTACCGCCGACCCTGCCTTCCGGGGGACGGCGGATCGGTGGAACCCCGAGGAAATGCTGGTGGCCAGCTTGTCGCAGTGCCACATGCTGTGGGTGCTGGCGTTGTGCGCACAACAGCGGATCGTGGTCACCGGCTACACCGATCACCCGTCGGGCACAATGGTCGAGACGCCGGACGGCGGCGGCCATTTCGCCGAGGTGATTCTGCGCCCGCAGGTGGAGATCGCCGACGCATCGGATGCCGAGGCGCTCCCTGAGTTACACGAACGCGCGCATCACCTGTGCTTCATCGCGAACTCGGTCAACTTCGACGTCCGTTGCGAGCCTCGGCATTCAGTGCGGCCCCGCTGA
- a CDS encoding GAF domain-containing sensor histidine kinase — MSADEDDPGSSDLARRTVLTTDGELTLLRELIQAASRGPGVEPLAAAAARMITAATGTDVCFVHVLDDTERSLTLTGATPPFDSEVGKIRLPLGHGVSGWVASHREPVVIIADKEADPRYLPFESLRGSDFTSMVSVPMETDPGGLVGVLNVHTVARREFGARDVELLLVIGKLIAGAMHQARLHRQLVVRERAHENFVEQVIQAQEIERRRLAGDIHDGISQRLITLSYWLDAATRTVAENPSEAGVQLGRARELVDLTLQEARAAISGLRPPVLDDLGLAGGLASLARSIPQLRLELDLADERLPDHIEVALYRIAQECLQNVVKHAQASAARLTFGVYEDTARLEIMDDGIGFDTFENPLGSDEMGGYGLLSMAERAEIVGGRLHIRSRPGAGTAVTATIPLPSV; from the coding sequence ATGAGCGCCGACGAGGATGACCCGGGCAGCTCCGATCTTGCCCGCCGGACCGTGCTCACCACCGACGGCGAGCTGACGCTGCTGCGCGAACTCATCCAGGCCGCCTCCAGAGGCCCCGGTGTGGAGCCGCTGGCCGCTGCCGCGGCTCGGATGATCACCGCCGCCACCGGCACCGACGTCTGTTTCGTGCATGTGCTCGACGACACCGAACGCTCACTGACCCTGACGGGGGCCACCCCACCGTTCGACAGTGAGGTCGGCAAGATCCGGCTGCCGCTCGGGCACGGCGTCTCGGGGTGGGTGGCCAGCCATCGTGAGCCGGTGGTGATCATCGCCGACAAGGAAGCCGATCCGCGCTACCTGCCGTTCGAGTCGCTGCGTGGATCCGACTTCACCTCGATGGTGTCGGTGCCCATGGAGACCGATCCGGGCGGCCTGGTCGGGGTGCTCAATGTGCACACCGTGGCGCGCCGGGAGTTCGGCGCCCGCGATGTCGAGCTGCTGCTGGTGATCGGCAAGCTGATCGCCGGCGCCATGCACCAGGCGCGTCTGCACCGGCAACTGGTGGTCCGTGAACGTGCCCACGAGAACTTCGTCGAGCAGGTGATCCAGGCTCAGGAGATCGAGCGCAGACGGCTGGCCGGAGATATCCACGACGGGATCTCGCAACGGCTGATCACCCTGTCGTACTGGCTGGACGCAGCGACCCGGACGGTCGCCGAAAACCCCTCGGAGGCAGGCGTTCAACTCGGCCGAGCCCGTGAGCTGGTCGACCTGACCCTGCAAGAGGCGCGCGCGGCGATCAGCGGACTTCGTCCCCCGGTGCTCGACGATCTCGGGCTGGCCGGCGGGTTGGCCAGTCTGGCCCGGTCCATCCCGCAGCTGCGCCTGGAGCTGGATCTGGCCGATGAAAGGCTGCCCGACCACATCGAGGTGGCGTTGTACCGGATCGCCCAGGAATGCCTGCAAAACGTCGTCAAACACGCCCAGGCGAGCGCAGCTCGACTCACCTTCGGGGTGTACGAGGACACGGCCCGCCTCGAAATCATGGACGACGGAATAGGTTTCGACACCTTCGAGAACCCGCTCGGCAGCGATGAGATGGGCGGCTACGGCCTGCTGTCGATGGCCGAGCGCGCCGAGATCGTCGGCGGACGGCTGCACATCCGGTCCCGCCCCGGCGCCGGGACCGCGGTGACGGCCACGATCCCGCTCCCTTCGGTCTAG
- a CDS encoding LLM class F420-dependent oxidoreductase → MTQTTPSSRERSPKPDLGSFGVFGHYTQWQQFSPAQLQEIEALGYGAIWAGGSPPAELDWVEPLLASTTNLQVATGIVNIWTAEAGPTAQSFHRIDEAYPGRFLLGIGVGHREAITEYKKPLDALSDYLDKLDEHGVPKDRRVVAALGPKVLQLSAERSAGAHPYLTTPEHTAQARALLGTEAFIAPEHKAVLTTDAEQARAVGRKALEIYLNLDNYLNSWKRLGFSDSDVAKPGSDRLVDAVVAHGTVDAVAARLREHLDAGADHVPVQVLTTPDKLVAALTELAGPLGLR, encoded by the coding sequence ATGACCCAGACCACACCCTCTTCGCGCGAGCGCTCCCCGAAGCCAGACCTCGGCTCATTCGGCGTCTTCGGTCACTACACCCAGTGGCAGCAGTTCTCCCCCGCTCAACTGCAAGAGATCGAAGCGCTCGGATACGGCGCCATCTGGGCCGGCGGATCGCCACCCGCGGAGTTGGACTGGGTCGAGCCGCTGCTGGCGAGCACCACCAACCTTCAGGTGGCCACCGGCATCGTGAACATCTGGACGGCCGAGGCGGGCCCGACGGCACAGTCGTTCCATCGCATCGACGAGGCCTACCCCGGACGCTTCCTGCTCGGCATCGGCGTCGGTCACCGCGAGGCGATCACCGAGTACAAGAAGCCTCTCGACGCCCTCAGCGACTACCTGGACAAGCTCGACGAACACGGAGTCCCCAAAGACCGCCGCGTGGTGGCCGCGCTCGGTCCGAAAGTCCTGCAGCTCTCCGCGGAGCGGTCCGCGGGCGCGCATCCGTACCTGACCACCCCGGAGCACACCGCGCAAGCGCGCGCACTGCTGGGCACCGAAGCGTTCATCGCCCCCGAGCACAAGGCGGTGCTGACCACCGACGCGGAGCAGGCCCGCGCCGTCGGCCGCAAGGCCCTGGAGATCTACCTCAATCTGGACAACTACCTCAACAGCTGGAAGCGGTTGGGGTTCAGCGATTCCGACGTGGCCAAGCCGGGCAGTGATCGCCTCGTGGACGCGGTGGTCGCCCATGGAACCGTCGACGCGGTCGCCGCGCGCCTGCGTGAGCACCTCGATGCCGGCGCCGACCATGTCCCGGTCCAGGTGCTGACCACACCGGACAAGTTGGTGGCCGCATTGACCGAACTCGCCGGGCCACTGGGCCTGCGGTAA